In a genomic window of Gadus chalcogrammus isolate NIFS_2021 chromosome 17, NIFS_Gcha_1.0, whole genome shotgun sequence:
- the LOC130370522 gene encoding proline-rich protein 36-like isoform X1 → MAEARTDEEEEGGLETSEEPVVRRQPRPGAGGDRPNRRKPEHRHSQGPLSSIRAVLKRTTTRSTSVSEGPRERERERVQDRERDRRRPEITILSAEPLSSISWFPGVSGGFPPPPPPASQIWTPTIPPAIQPPPSYEEVIREKSQEQVLLPPPASSLPPPSSSSCLRTVSTVTSATQTDLGPAPPDPQCAAVLRRPSRPPRPSFPTPPRPLSHVDDLISTDAGQSPLRPARTHGRTRPRSLVTSASCAQTDRWEPLSVVAPPPPSNPSPRAPVERPRPRPRSRLIERPVGADVQVQTLVKLRADGHATLAALGRGGDAAHQEVSQGKYLQELLEAFSADDWGFPEGRRGDSGPSQSESEEEDEEEEEGDMAKLKARIDAFQQEQPPLSDSCHGDVGPAGSTAAPTRPEPRPRLQGQPAKPAPPAIAPKPKPQCKEFWEDGVSPTPVSEKPSPSGSPAPKPSPRPRPAPRASLGTTAPPRPPSLPGTRTEREAQAPGKTSSTPTTGDSTTTTDTVKTGSDRPAVPGKPSSLTSMSSRRASAPSLGLKPTVSPTPPALGVKPPTLPAAPQAPTQRRISSGPPPRPSGVKALPLRPPPIKTVPGRPPPPTVNPTSSSVANQTPPSRTKPAPSASSAIQQPSSLQESPAPSSVPANHKQGQKALKKGPPLPPRPRPGHPLYVSYMQKQEVLIVLDNHGSTPPIPQLITEQSVDQSTCLLDIQQEVLPGPDSQSKVVSEEFGISDIQSSLMVQPSKQKDPEVSPPISGPRCVARCDYDGQEEDELTFSQGDVIALSELIGQEWGRGQIHGRTGIFPLSFTQVLEPLPSPSPKATTEAISLTKDVTLLENTEPTSSEAPVVTEKQQEKQEEWALAVFNFPGQTVDDLSFQQGALIRVLQHVDSDWRRGRVEDREGLYPVAFTEPYTGGVCKGQPNQDQPPPGSGVAKALFDFTAESQDELTLKIGDVLSEVESLDDLWIVGVVGGRRGMVPKNYISLL, encoded by the exons ATGGCCGAAGCGCGGacagacgaggaagaggagggtggacTGGAGACGTCGGAAGAACCAGTGGTTCGCCGACAACCGAGGCCAGGCGCCGGTGGAG atCGCCCTAACAGACGTAAGCCAGAACATCGTCACAG ccaGGGGCCTCTCTCGTCCATCAGAGCTGTACTGAAGCGTA CTACCACAAGGTCTACATCTGTCAGTGAGGGacccagagagcgagagagagagcgagtacaagacagagagagagacagaag GCGACCGGAGATCACCATCCTATCAGCGGAGCCGCTGTCCTCCATTTCCTGGTTCCCAGGGGTATCTGGGGGattcccacccccccctcctcccgccaGTCAGATCTGGACCCCCACCATCCCCCCCGCCAtccag CCTCCTCCCTCCTACGAGGAAGTCATCAGAGAGAAGTCCCAGGAACaagtcctcctccctccacccgcctcctccctacctcccccctcctcctcttcctgcctgAGGACTGTCTCCACGGTAACCAGCGCCACCCAGACCGACCTGGGTCCGGCCCCCCCTGACCCGCAATGTGCTGCAG TACTCCGGAGGCCGTCGAGACCCCCTCGTCCGTCGTTCCCCACTCCGCCCCGACCGCTGTCTCACGTTGATGACCTCATCAGCACCGATGCCGGCCAGTCCCCCCTGAGACCGGCGAGGACCCATGGTCGGACACGCCCCCGTTCCCTCGTGACCTCTGCGTCCTGCGCTCAGACCGACCGGTGGGAGCCTCTCTCTGtggtggctcctccccctccctctaacccctccccccgcgCCCCGGTGGAgcgcccccggccccggccccgttCCAGACTGATCGAGAGGCCGGTCGGCGCCGACGTCCAGGTCCAGACGCTGGTGAAGCTGCGCGCCGACGGTCACGCCACGCTCGCGGCCCTCGGACGGGGGGGCGACGCCGCCCACCAGGAAGTGAGCCAGGGGAAGTACCtgcaggagctgctggaggcctTCAGCGCAGACGACTGGGGTTTCCCTGAAGGCCGCAGGGGCGACAGCGggcccagccaatcagagagcgaggaggaggacgaggaggaggaagagggggacaTGGCTAAACTGAAGGCCAGGATCGATGCCTTCCAGCAAGAGCAGCCGCCGCTGTCTGACAGTTGTCATGGAGACGTTGGACCCGCGGGGAGTACAGCCGCCCCGACGCGGCCAGAGCCACGCCCCCGTCTCCAGGGGCAACCGGCCAAGCCAGCCCCTCCCGCCATCGCACCCAAACCCAAACCTCAGTGCAAGGAATTCTGGGAGGACGGAGTCTCCCCCACACCCGTCTCGGAGAAGCCCTCTCCGTCCgggagccccgcccccaagcCCTCCCCCAGGCCCCGCCCTGCCCCTCGGGCCAGCCTGGGGACCACAGCCCCCCCGAGACCCCCCAGCCTGCCTGGGACCCGCACTGAGAGAGAGGCACAAGCCCCAGGGAAGACCAGCAGCACACCCACCACAGGcgacagcaccaccaccacagacacTG TAAAGACAGGAAGTGATCGTCCCGCCGTCCCAGGCAAACCCTCCAGCCTAACGTCCATGTCATCAAGGAGAGCCAGCG ctCCATCTCTGGGCTTGAAGCCCACTGTGTCTCCTACCCCTCCTGCGCTGGGCGTCAAACCGCCCACGCTGCCCGCTGCCCCCCAGGCCCCAACACAGAGGAGGATCAGCTCCGGCCCCCCCCCAAG gCCTTCAGGGGTGAAAGCCCTCCCCCTTCGCCCTCCACCAATCAAAACGGTTCCTGGCCGACCGCCCCCTCCAACCGTCAACCCCACATCCTCGTCAGTAGCCAATCAGACGCCTCCGTCCCGAACTAAGCCGGCCCCGTCAGCGTCGTCTGCCATACAGCAGCCTTCTTCCCTCCAGGAgagccccgccccttcctctgtcccagccaatcacaagcAGGGGCAGAAGGCCTTGAAGAAAGGACCGCCCCTTCCACCTAGACCGAGACCTGGACACCCGCTCTATGTCAGCTACAtg CAGAAACAAGAAGTCCTGATTGTCCTTGACAACCACGGCTCCACTCCTCCCATACCTCAGCTGATCACGGAACAGtctgttgaccaatcaacaTGCCTCCTGGACATCCAGCAGGAGGTGCTCCCTGGTCCGGACAGCCAATCTAAAGTAGTCTCTGAGGAGTTTGGCATCTCAGACATTCAG TCCAGTCTTATGGTTCAGCCCTCGAAACAGAAAGATCCAGAAGTATCGCCACCTATCAG tgGTCCCAGGTGTGTAGCCAGATGTGACTATGATggacaggaggaggatgagctgACCTTCTCCCAGGGTGATGTCATCGCTCTCTCAGAGCTGATTGGTCAggagtgggggcggggccagatcCATGGGCGAACCGGCATCTTCCCCCTCAGCTTCACCCAGGTCCTGGAGCCCCTCCCATCGCCGTCGCCCAAGGCAACCACAGAAGCCATTTCTCTGACAAAGGATGTCACTTTACTGGAGAATACTG AACCAACGTCCTCTGAAGCCCCAGTCGTCACG GAGAAGCagcaggagaagcaggaggaatGGGCGCTGGCGGTCTTTAACTTCCCTGGTCAGACGGTGGACGACCTGTccttccagcagggggcgctgatCAGAGTCCTGCAGCACGTCGACTcagactggaggagaggaagggtggaggacagggaggggcTCTACCCTGTGGCCTTCACCGAGCCCTATACCGGAGGTGTATGTAAAG GTCAGCCGAACCAAGACCAGCCCCCACCCGGCAGCGGAGTGGCCAAGGCTCTGTTTGACTTCACAGCAGAGAGCCAAGATGAACTCACTCTGAAG ATCGGGGACGTCCTAAGCGAAGTGGAGTCTTTAGACGATCTGTGGATCGTTGGAGTCGTGGGTGGACGGCGTGGGATGGTCCCTAAAAACTACATTTCCCTTCTGTGA